Proteins from a genomic interval of Scomber japonicus isolate fScoJap1 chromosome 10, fScoJap1.pri, whole genome shotgun sequence:
- the lingo4b gene encoding leucine-rich repeat and immunoglobulin-like domain-containing nogo receptor-interacting protein 4b has product MFVEFVVRWGAWSVLLQFGLGVSAGGCPPSCVCRPEAKEVICTAKHLNSVPEGFPNDARRLDLSYNKIKTVGRRQFSGLLQLQELDLSDNVISMIEVEAFQGLQNLRTLRIKNNRLKIIPVGVFSGLSGLRFLDLSQNEILVFLDYTFKEMSNLQMLEAGENDLVFISQRAFFGLQNLQELNLDRSNLTSIPTEALSQLQSLTRLCMLRLTISTLPNNAFRRLHRLRTLVIANWPALDTMASNSLIGLNLTSLVISNCNLSVVPYSALRHLVYLRFLDLSYNPITVIQGNLLGDLLRLQELHLAGGSLLRIEPGAFRGLAYFRMLNVTSNQLTTLEESAFHSVGNLQVLRLDGNPLACDCRLLWVVRRRLRLNFDGHQPTCSSPDVVRQREFRDFSEKELPRLFTCRHARIMDRRPQEVRVEEGTTVVFSCKADGDPLPSITWISSHKNVVSPTGRIRVLPNGTLEVRFAQVQDSGTYQCLAGNAAGNDSLTVGLYVKGLPRNRTIPFFAEEGWVEPSNAQAVNSSAQMAKPYPFDAKTLIIATTMGFLSFLSSVAICFVFMFFWSQSKGQIKHTATIDFVPRSSMGGGGGEGGDGGRFTMKLI; this is encoded by the coding sequence ATGTTCGTGGAGTTTGTCGTTCGATGGGGGGCATGGAGCGTCCTTCTCCAGTTTGGATTGGGTGTCTCTGCAGGAGGCTGTCCTCCATCCTGTGTGTGTCGACCTGAAGCTAAAGAAGTGATCTGCACTGCCAAACATTTGAACTCAGTGCCAGAGGGCTTTCCCAATGATGCCAGGCGTTTGGATTTATCCTACAATAAGATTAAGACCGTGGGTCGCCGCCAGTTCTCTGGCCTCCTGCAACTTCAAGAGTTGGACCTTAGTGATAATGTAATCTCCATGATTGAGGTGGAGGCTTTCCAGGGGCTACAGAATCTCAGGACGCTTCGGATTAAGAATAATCGACTCAAGATCATCCCAGTTGGGGTGTTTTCCGGTCTGTCTGGTCTGCGCTTTCTGGATTTGAGCCAGAATGAGATTCTGGTCTTTCTGGACTACACCTTTAAAGAAATGTCGAACCTGCAAATGCTGGAAGCTGGGGAGAATGATTTAGTGTTCATCTCCCAGCGGGCTTTTTTTGGTCTGCAGAATTTACAAGAGCTTAACTTAGACCGCAGCAATCTGACATCCATTCCCACAGAGGCGTTGTCTCAGCTCCAGAGTCTGACACGACTTTGCATGCTTCGTCTCACCATTTCTACCCTTCCCAACAACGCTTTCCGCCGGCTTCACCGTCTACGCACCCTTGTGATTGCAAACTGGCCAGCATTAGACACTATGGCTAGCAACAGCCTGATTGGTCTCAATTTGACCTCGCTTGTTATCAGCAACTGCAACCTAAGCGTGGTTCCTTACTCAGCGCTTCGTCACCTGGTATACCTGCGCTTCCTTGACCTGTCCTACAACCCCATCACTGTTATCCAAGGTAACCTGCTCGGGGACCTTTTAAGACTCCAGGAGTTACACCTAGCAGGGGGGAGCCTGCTACGAATAGAGCCGGGGGCCTTCAGGGGTCTGGCCTACTTTCGTATGCTCAACGTGACATCCAATCAGCTCACTACTTTGGAGGAGAGCGCCTTCCACTCAGTGGGGAACCTTCAGGTGTTGAGGTTGGATGGGAATCCCCTGGCATGTGACTGCCGCCTCCTCTGGGTGGTCCGTCGCCGATTACGCTTGAACTTTGATGGACACCAGCCCACTTGCTCGTCTCCCGATGTGGTAAGACAGCGTGAATTCAGAGACTTCTCGGAGAAGGAGCTCCCGAGGCTGTTCACCTGTCGCCATGCACGGATCATGGACCGCAGGCCGCAGGAAGTGAGAGTAGAGGAGGGCACTACGGTTGTCTTCTCCTGTAAGGCTGACGGGGATCCATTGCCATCCATCACCTGGATCTCATCTCATAAGAATGTGGTTTCTCCAACAGGACGAATCCGAGTCTTGCCCAACGGTACTCTAGAAGTGCGTTTTGCCCAGGTTCAGGACAGTGGCACATATCAATGCCTGGCAGGCAACGCAGCTGGCAATGACAGCCTGACTGTCGGCCTGTACGTCAAGGGGCTTCCTCGCAATCGAACCATCCCCTTCTTCGCAGAGGAGGGCTGGGTTGAGCCTTCAAACGCCCAAGCTGTTAACTCCTCAGCTCAAATGGCCAAGCCGTACCCTTTTGACGCAAAGACACTGATCATTGCTACCACCATGggtttcctgtctttcctcagCTCGGTGGCCATCTGCTTCGTCTTCATGTTCTTCTGGAGTCAGAGCAAAGGCCAGATCAAGCACACGGCAACCATTGACTTTGTTCCTCGGTCGTCcatgggtggaggaggaggggaaggaggtgATGGTGGCAGATTCACCATGAAACTTATTTAA